One Candidatus Brocadiia bacterium DNA window includes the following coding sequences:
- a CDS encoding histidine phosphatase family protein, with the protein MKLFLIRHGETNYTESGRLCGAIDAPLSRKGVAQARKLARQLKRHNRMVIYSSPLSRTMQTARIIAGQKARIIRCPELKETNLGRWEGLTFEEIRSRFPGAMQRWVKNPLTFGAPGGEKLRQLQKRVLKFLKRLERADHNGCAVTVVSHSGPIRIILGEISGKGLNGFWKTEPKTGCLIKLNGLSRLNILK; encoded by the coding sequence ATGAAACTATTTTTAATCCGTCACGGCGAGACTAACTACACCGAATCCGGTCGGTTATGCGGAGCCATTGACGCGCCGCTGAGCCGTAAAGGCGTAGCCCAAGCCAGGAAACTGGCCCGGCAGTTGAAACGCCATAATCGTATGGTAATTTATTCCAGTCCATTGTCGCGGACCATGCAAACGGCCCGGATTATCGCCGGCCAAAAAGCGCGGATAATCAGGTGTCCGGAGTTAAAGGAAACAAACCTAGGCCGATGGGAAGGCCTGACCTTTGAAGAAATACGCAGTCGTTTCCCCGGCGCCATGCAGCGTTGGGTCAAGAACCCGCTAACCTTCGGCGCGCCGGGCGGGGAAAAGCTCAGACAACTCCAAAAAAGGGTCCTGAAATTCTTAAAAAGACTGGAACGCGCCGACCATAATGGCTGTGCCGTAACTGTGGTCAGCCACAGCGGACCAATCAGAATCATCCTGGGAGAGATATCAGGCAAAGGACTCAACGGCTTCTGGAAAACAGAACCTAAAACCGGATGTTTAATTAAACTAAACGGATTGAGTCGATTAAACATATTAAAATAA
- the cobU gene encoding bifunctional adenosylcobinamide kinase/adenosylcobinamide-phosphate guanylyltransferase — MKKFILITGGARSGKSHYAVELAKKLTAPPSTHRVVYIATSCFHDEEMDKRIAAHKKSRPAEWQTVEEDKNIDTVIFNLKGLSEIVVIDCLTILTSNLMLELKDQEQVLKRAESMLRVINDSDMTVIAVTNEVGSGIVPETVLGRDFRDLSGKFNQMAAAAADEVYLMVTGIPLKIKGNH, encoded by the coding sequence ATGAAAAAGTTCATCCTGATAACCGGCGGAGCCAGGAGCGGTAAGAGCCATTATGCCGTGGAGCTGGCCAAGAAATTAACCGCCCCGCCATCCACGCACCGGGTAGTCTACATCGCCACTTCGTGTTTCCACGACGAGGAAATGGACAAACGCATAGCGGCGCACAAGAAATCACGCCCGGCCGAATGGCAAACGGTCGAGGAAGACAAGAACATCGATACCGTGATTTTTAACCTTAAGGGTCTGTCTGAAATAGTGGTAATTGACTGCCTGACCATACTGACTTCTAACCTGATGCTGGAACTCAAAGACCAGGAACAAGTCTTGAAACGGGCCGAAAGTATGCTTAGGGTGATTAACGATTCGGATATGACGGTGATTGCGGTGACCAACGAGGTCGGTTCTGGTATCGTGCCGGAAACGGTTCTGGGCCGCGACTTCCGCGACCTGTCCGGTAAATTCAACCAGATGGCTGCCGCCGCGGCTGACGAAGTCTATCTGATGGTCACCGGCATACCATTAAAGATAAAAGGAAATCATTAA
- the cobT gene encoding nicotinate-nucleotide--dimethylbenzimidazole phosphoribosyltransferase, whose amino-acid sequence MVLLESAIAKIHSLDKDAMDKVQKHLDNLTKPRNSLGRLEELAKHIAGITANDKPKLKHKVIFTLAGDHGVVDEGVSAYPREVTCQMVYNFLRGGAAINVLARQAGARVIVADMGIAGKLEMEHIKADNKHTQFHDCRIESGTDNFAKGPAMTPSNAIRSIRAGIKLVEKECQLGLDIAGTGDMGIGNTTPSSAITAVMTGKTVENVTGYGTGINDEGLHRKIRVIKHAIAINKPNHHDPIDVLAKLGGYEIGGLAGVIIGCAMKRVPVIIDGFISGAAALIAVKLAPRTKDFIIPSHCSAEKGHQHALAQMGMKPLLDLDMRLGEGTGAALAMMLCESSLRILEEMATFSQANVSEKLG is encoded by the coding sequence ATGGTTTTACTCGAAAGCGCCATAGCCAAAATACACAGTCTGGATAAAGACGCCATGGACAAGGTCCAGAAACACCTGGATAACCTGACCAAGCCCAGGAACAGCCTGGGTCGGCTGGAGGAGTTGGCCAAGCACATCGCCGGCATAACGGCTAATGACAAACCAAAACTGAAACATAAAGTAATATTCACCCTGGCCGGCGACCACGGCGTGGTTGATGAAGGCGTCAGCGCCTATCCGCGCGAGGTAACCTGCCAGATGGTTTATAATTTCCTGCGGGGCGGCGCGGCCATTAACGTTCTGGCCCGCCAGGCCGGCGCCCGGGTCATCGTGGCCGATATGGGCATCGCCGGCAAGCTGGAGATGGAGCACATCAAGGCAGATAACAAACATACTCAATTCCACGACTGCCGGATAGAATCCGGCACGGATAATTTCGCCAAGGGCCCGGCCATGACGCCGAGCAACGCCATCAGGTCCATCCGGGCCGGCATCAAGCTGGTGGAAAAAGAATGTCAGCTCGGGCTGGATATCGCCGGCACGGGAGATATGGGCATCGGCAACACCACGCCAAGCAGCGCTATCACCGCGGTAATGACCGGTAAAACAGTCGAAAACGTGACCGGCTACGGCACAGGCATAAATGACGAGGGCTTGCACCGAAAAATCAGGGTTATCAAGCATGCCATCGCCATCAATAAACCGAACCATCATGACCCGATTGACGTGCTGGCTAAACTGGGCGGCTACGAAATCGGCGGGCTGGCCGGAGTAATCATCGGCTGCGCTATGAAACGGGTGCCGGTAATCATTGACGGGTTTATCTCGGGCGCAGCGGCGCTGATTGCCGTCAAACTGGCGCCCAGAACCAAGGACTTCATCATCCCCAGCCACTGCTCAGCCGAGAAAGGACACCAGCACGCGCTGGCCCAGATGGGAATGAAACCACTGCTGGATTTGGACATGAGATTGGGCGAAGGCACTGGAGCAGCGCTGGCTATGATGCTGTGCGAAAGCTCGCTCAGAATACTGGAAGAGATGGCAACCTTCAGCCAGGCCAACGTCTCTGAAAAGCTGGGATAA
- the cobS gene encoding adenosylcobinamide-GDP ribazoletransferase produces the protein MIKHIRLFRIALSFLTPLPAGIKDEIKDAELASSMRLYPLVGLGIGLTLVFIKMVAGWMGVSDIITSTLIVLAMAALSGGIHIDGLSDMCDGFYGGRNKDDILRIMRDPHIGVMGVLGIVFILLLKWSVIASVISAPYGWRLILLTPIMSRWAMVMATAVGPYADANYPGIARTFVNNISRWDWQIAAIISVAMAALIFYAGGVVIAILVPIITIVIVLYARKVIGGVTGDVLGAINEIIEALVLFAGYLLLILG, from the coding sequence ATGATTAAACATATAAGACTATTCAGAATCGCGCTAAGTTTCCTGACCCCGCTGCCGGCCGGCATCAAAGACGAAATTAAGGATGCCGAACTAGCATCGTCGATGCGCCTGTATCCGCTGGTCGGGCTGGGCATCGGACTGACTCTGGTATTCATAAAGATGGTCGCCGGCTGGATGGGCGTATCAGATATCATCACCTCAACGCTGATTGTTCTGGCCATGGCGGCTTTAAGCGGCGGGATACACATAGACGGGCTGAGCGATATGTGCGACGGTTTCTACGGTGGCCGCAACAAGGACGATATCCTTCGGATAATGCGCGACCCGCACATCGGCGTCATGGGCGTGCTGGGCATAGTCTTCATACTCCTGTTGAAATGGTCTGTCATCGCCAGCGTCATAAGCGCACCTTATGGCTGGCGGCTGATATTATTAACGCCGATAATGAGCCGCTGGGCTATGGTCATGGCCACGGCCGTTGGGCCTTATGCTGATGCTAATTACCCGGGCATTGCCCGGACATTCGTCAATAATATCTCCAGATGGGATTGGCAGATTGCCGCGATAATATCCGTTGCCATGGCCGCCTTGATTTTCTACGCCGGCGGCGTGGTCATCGCCATTCTCGTCCCGATTATCACTATCGTCATCGTGCTTTATGCCCGCAAGGTCATCGGCGGCGTCACCGGCGATGTGCTCGGAGCAATCAATGAGATTATCGAAGCGCTGGTGCTGTTCGCCGGATACCTGCTTCTGATTCTCGGATAA
- a CDS encoding ABC transporter substrate-binding protein: protein MRKYFYALLLGLLITGCPARKDATPDTTGLADATRIVYSVRTPGRIISLAPALTENLKLILPLDRLVGRTDYCNTPAQIPSVGNIMEPSIERILALNPDIILATKEANQPAVIHKLRELGLKVFVFGESDSWKMVQDNFLLMGKLLGEESKASAILSNLNQQLSKVREHVPVGSCKVFIQLNNNPLMTAGNNTFINDIIKHTGCRNIAEDAANKWPVFNIEEVIRRAPDLIIISEMGEMTATAKDMWRNFPDIPAVKSGRIYVMPAELMCQPTPDNFVKAVSQIIEWNTK from the coding sequence ATGAGAAAATATTTTTACGCCCTGCTTTTGGGACTGTTAATTACAGGCTGCCCTGCCCGGAAGGATGCGACTCCGGATACAACCGGACTGGCCGATGCGACGAGGATTGTTTATTCCGTCCGAACGCCCGGACGAATTATCTCTCTGGCCCCGGCCCTGACCGAGAACCTTAAACTGATTCTCCCGCTAGACCGGCTGGTCGGCCGGACCGATTACTGCAACACGCCGGCCCAAATTCCGAGCGTGGGTAATATTATGGAGCCGTCCATCGAGCGGATTTTGGCGCTTAATCCGGACATCATACTGGCCACTAAAGAAGCCAACCAACCAGCCGTTATCCATAAGCTCCGCGAGTTGGGACTGAAAGTGTTCGTGTTCGGCGAGAGCGACTCCTGGAAAATGGTCCAGGATAATTTCCTGCTTATGGGCAAGCTCTTGGGCGAAGAATCCAAGGCCAGCGCCATACTCAGCAACCTGAACCAACAGTTAAGTAAAGTTAGGGAACATGTGCCGGTCGGCAGTTGTAAAGTATTCATCCAACTAAACAATAATCCGCTAATGACGGCCGGCAATAATACATTCATAAATGATATCATCAAACATACCGGATGCAGAAACATTGCCGAAGATGCGGCCAATAAATGGCCGGTCTTTAATATAGAAGAAGTCATCAGGCGTGCTCCCGACCTGATTATCATCAGCGAGATGGGCGAGATGACCGCCACGGCAAAAGATATGTGGCGTAACTTTCCGGATATACCGGCGGTCAAGTCCGGCCGAATTTACGTCATGCCGGCAGAGCTGATGTGCCAACCGACGCCTGATAATTTCGTCAAAGCGGTCAGCCAAATCATCGAATGGAATACAAAATAA
- a CDS encoding iron ABC transporter permease gives MNRGALLALGFLIVIPAVALLCLVVGGTNISLFNMSDTDRTIIFDVRLPRILTALLVGAGLAACGCVLQAILRNPLADPYTLGISGGAAVGVTALLAIGPVAGLVNALGSFGLPLTAFAGALAAVGLVFLIASKQRFSVHGLILSGVILSFIFSGIVMLIFAVSKPTEIQSAMFWLMGNLANINYTLMLIVGSLILTGIIIAFILAKDMDVMTLGDEKAVHLGVSPQTTRRTLFIITSLITGACVAVSGIIGFVGLMIPHIMRLIVGPSHRMLLINSVLAGALFLAVTDTLARTIMAPNELPVGVITGIIGGVFFISLLMKKTV, from the coding sequence ATGAATCGCGGCGCTTTATTGGCATTAGGTTTCCTGATAGTCATTCCGGCGGTGGCATTGCTATGCCTGGTTGTCGGCGGGACTAATATATCGCTCTTTAACATGTCAGATACTGACCGGACTATCATTTTTGATGTGCGGCTTCCCCGGATATTGACTGCCCTGCTGGTCGGGGCCGGACTGGCCGCCTGCGGCTGTGTATTGCAGGCGATACTGCGCAATCCGCTGGCCGACCCGTACACCTTGGGGATTTCCGGCGGCGCGGCCGTGGGCGTGACAGCATTACTGGCCATCGGACCGGTGGCCGGACTGGTTAATGCCCTTGGCAGTTTCGGATTACCGCTAACCGCATTTGCCGGGGCTCTGGCCGCGGTCGGACTGGTGTTTTTGATAGCCTCAAAGCAAAGATTCTCCGTGCACGGCCTGATTCTGAGCGGAGTCATCCTGAGTTTCATATTTTCCGGCATAGTGATGCTGATATTCGCCGTGTCCAAGCCGACCGAGATACAATCGGCCATGTTCTGGCTAATGGGTAACCTGGCCAACATAAATTACACGCTAATGCTGATTGTCGGCTCTCTGATTCTAACCGGCATTATTATCGCCTTCATTTTAGCCAAGGATATGGACGTAATGACGCTGGGCGACGAGAAGGCCGTCCATTTGGGCGTATCGCCGCAAACAACCCGCCGGACACTGTTCATCATCACCTCGCTCATCACCGGGGCCTGCGTGGCGGTTTCCGGGATTATCGGCTTTGTCGGGCTTATGATTCCGCATATCATGCGCTTGATAGTCGGACCATCGCACCGAATGCTTTTGATAAACAGCGTGCTGGCCGGTGCGCTGTTTTTAGCCGTGACCGATACCCTTGCCCGAACCATCATGGCGCCCAATGAATTACCGGTCGGGGTTATCACCGGAATTATCGGCGGCGTATTTTTTATCAGCCTGTTAATGAAGAAAACGGTTTGA
- a CDS encoding heme ABC transporter ATP-binding protein has translation MLKISNLTCGYDDRAVINDVSFEVNQGEIVGIIGPNGSGKTTLFRTITRVIPQYSGHVLYRDKEISSWHLRELSKEIAVLPQFIFLQFPFSVNDFIALGRNPYLGRLEPIGTEDQTIISQAMELTETKRLASKLITELSGGELQRVYLAQALAQQPKLLLLDEPTAHLDIGHQIEILHLLRYLNKEKELTVVIILHDLNLAAEYCHRLVMLNNGRIEAIGSPKEVLTFPIIEKVYKTVVVVKENPISEKPYVFLVPKDKWTGKQKGE, from the coding sequence ATGCTTAAAATATCCAACCTAACCTGCGGCTATGACGACCGGGCAGTCATCAACGATGTCTCGTTTGAGGTTAACCAGGGCGAAATAGTCGGCATCATCGGCCCGAATGGGTCAGGCAAAACTACCCTATTCAGGACGATTACCCGGGTAATACCGCAATACAGCGGACACGTGCTTTACCGGGATAAGGAAATTTCCAGCTGGCATCTCAGGGAACTCTCCAAGGAAATAGCGGTGCTGCCGCAGTTCATTTTTCTGCAGTTTCCTTTCTCGGTCAATGATTTTATCGCACTCGGGCGCAATCCGTATCTGGGCAGGCTGGAACCTATCGGCACGGAAGACCAAACCATCATCAGCCAGGCCATGGAACTGACCGAAACCAAACGGCTGGCATCCAAACTGATAACCGAGCTTTCCGGCGGCGAACTCCAGCGGGTGTACTTAGCCCAGGCGCTGGCCCAACAACCGAAGCTTTTATTGCTGGATGAACCAACGGCGCATCTGGATATCGGACACCAGATAGAAATACTGCACCTGCTCAGATATCTCAACAAGGAAAAGGAGCTGACCGTGGTCATTATTTTGCATGACCTGAATCTGGCGGCGGAATACTGCCACCGGCTGGTTATGCTTAATAACGGCCGGATTGAGGCTATCGGCTCACCCAAAGAAGTCCTGACATTTCCGATTATAGAAAAAGTTTACAAAACAGTCGTGGTGGTAAAAGAAAACCCCATTTCCGAGAAGCCTTATGTCTTCCTGGTGCCCAAAGATAAATGGACCGGCAAACAGAAAGGAGAGTAA
- a CDS encoding TonB-dependent receptor yields MVIVTRNKWQIWTMALIIWCAELVTFAGEVTDEIVVTASRVPKPLKDVPGAVSIISQKDIESQNTINLNSALSAATGLGVMNYGSLGASSSVHIRGLYSQHTLVLIDDRNINDPATGSADISYLSTDNIERIEIVRGPYSALYGANAVSGVVNIITREQPDQPQVGASTLFGTYRTTVSRISNGMTYENSGYLFNSNYKTSQGNRDNSQHHSTNTTLRFSYKDKSAGFASLPLDIKIDTGYYDGESHFPGSRPALDAPKRTASQIALGNDNVSSLYDLAYDKKTFVNILASIGDLRLRLSGGNNDCQNHQEWISTNRIAKDNRYGTNSFALEAIYNLKSGNQAINGGIGLESYQYDVKTNELDTVTMVLTNARWDTKRTVYSIFAQDEITMGKTTLTLGGRIDNPTDFTSQFSGRANVLYQLTTDLNLRASYGDSYRAPSLNDLYWPQDSFAEGNRSLKPEQGGTGEVGINYNLGKLLTTRLNVFRQNLNDMIAWAPNGSMGPWGNRWTPTNLNQAKINGLELEGSATAMNNLSIRINYTLLDAEQKNQELTDAVLNTMATRSRKLAYTPSRKMDFAVSYQNVLDIPQLIFNIETQYTSKTFQYYSDYSAWPAVTTLAKQLPGYWLTNLKLRQKTKSVNFFLGIDNIANKQYAVQFGSSIDDRDYPMPGRTYTSGLELKF; encoded by the coding sequence ATGGTCATTGTAACGAGAAATAAATGGCAAATCTGGACTATGGCATTGATAATCTGGTGTGCAGAATTAGTTACATTTGCCGGTGAAGTTACAGATGAAATCGTGGTCACAGCATCGCGCGTTCCTAAACCGCTCAAAGATGTGCCCGGGGCGGTAAGCATCATCAGCCAGAAGGATATCGAGAGTCAAAACACCATCAACCTGAACAGCGCCCTATCCGCTGCCACCGGGCTGGGAGTAATGAACTATGGCTCGTTAGGAGCATCTTCATCAGTTCATATCCGGGGATTATATTCACAACACACCCTAGTACTGATTGATGACAGAAATATAAACGACCCAGCTACCGGTTCCGCCGACATTTCTTATCTTTCCACGGATAATATAGAAAGAATCGAGATAGTCCGAGGCCCGTACTCGGCTCTTTACGGCGCCAATGCGGTCAGCGGAGTGGTTAATATCATCACCCGGGAACAACCCGACCAGCCGCAAGTCGGTGCGTCTACTCTGTTTGGCACATATCGCACCACTGTCAGCCGCATATCCAATGGGATGACTTATGAAAACTCCGGGTACCTGTTCAACAGCAACTATAAAACATCTCAGGGCAACCGGGACAACAGCCAGCATCATTCGACCAATACAACCTTAAGATTCAGTTACAAGGATAAATCCGCCGGATTCGCCAGCCTGCCGCTGGACATAAAGATCGATACTGGTTATTACGACGGCGAAAGCCACTTTCCCGGCTCACGGCCGGCCCTGGATGCGCCCAAGCGAACCGCATCACAAATTGCGCTAGGCAACGATAATGTATCATCTTTGTATGACCTGGCTTATGACAAAAAAACATTTGTCAATATCCTGGCATCAATAGGTGATTTGCGACTACGCCTTTCAGGCGGCAACAACGATTGCCAAAATCACCAGGAATGGATTTCCACTAACCGCATTGCCAAAGATAATCGGTACGGGACAAATTCATTCGCCCTGGAGGCGATTTATAATCTAAAATCCGGCAACCAAGCGATTAACGGCGGCATCGGATTGGAATCATACCAATATGATGTCAAAACGAACGAGCTTGACACGGTTACTATGGTTTTAACCAATGCAAGGTGGGATACCAAGCGCACCGTTTACAGCATATTCGCTCAGGACGAAATAACCATGGGCAAGACAACATTGACTCTGGGCGGACGAATCGATAATCCGACCGATTTTACCAGCCAGTTCTCGGGCCGGGCCAATGTTTTATACCAACTGACAACTGACTTGAATCTACGCGCATCCTACGGAGATTCGTATCGGGCGCCGTCGCTTAACGATTTATACTGGCCGCAAGATTCCTTCGCCGAGGGCAATCGTAGCCTAAAACCGGAGCAAGGTGGAACCGGCGAGGTCGGTATTAATTATAACCTGGGAAAACTGCTGACGACGCGTCTGAATGTATTCCGGCAAAATCTTAATGACATGATTGCCTGGGCTCCGAACGGTTCAATGGGTCCATGGGGTAACCGCTGGACGCCGACTAATCTTAATCAAGCGAAAATCAATGGTTTGGAGCTGGAAGGCTCAGCCACCGCCATGAATAACCTGTCAATCAGGATTAATTATACATTACTTGATGCCGAGCAGAAGAATCAGGAGCTGACCGACGCCGTACTCAACACAATGGCTACCCGGTCTCGGAAACTGGCCTATACGCCTTCGCGAAAAATGGATTTTGCGGTATCCTACCAAAATGTTCTAGACATTCCACAGCTTATATTTAACATCGAAACTCAGTACACCTCGAAAACATTCCAGTATTATTCTGATTATTCGGCCTGGCCGGCGGTGACAACACTGGCAAAACAATTGCCCGGCTACTGGCTAACCAACCTGAAGTTAAGACAGAAAACTAAAAGCGTCAATTTCTTCCTAGGCATTGATAATATCGCAAATAAGCAATACGCGGTGCAATTCGGCAGTAGCATTGACGACCGGGATTATCCAATGCCCGGGCGTACGTACACGAGTGGACTGGAGTTGAAATTTTAA
- a CDS encoding type II secretion system F family protein yields the protein MPLFTYRAKKGPSEIITDTIDAENKEDVINKLTHEGLFPLSVKLEGAVKDKNIGTGGWFSRVKTRDINTMTRQLSSLLKAGVPLLKALHIITDQTENPHLRNIILDLSIQAKQGQMLSTSMSRYTGIFPPFYTAIIKSGEDSGALPEMLIRLADYRENTEDIKSRIRAALAYPIFVVVFGLSTIVFMMTVIIPKMQLVFDNSKTPLPWNTKILMGASYALNHYWYWIFAAIFIVLLIIRGIVMIDKKIVDKIKLGVPFINTFVKKSESAKFARTTGLLLNNGIPILSAMDIVIPTLSSEPIKEALKKMTNELRAGQSLANSMRNIKLFFPFMTNMIAVGEEGGHLDEVLEEVATFYEREITEATKIALALLEPILIVVIAMIVGFMVISILLPILQMGGMIQ from the coding sequence ATGCCGCTGTTTACCTACCGCGCTAAAAAAGGACCGTCTGAAATAATAACTGATACCATTGATGCCGAAAATAAGGAAGATGTTATCAATAAACTTACCCACGAAGGCTTATTCCCGTTGAGCGTTAAGCTGGAAGGGGCGGTTAAGGATAAAAATATCGGTACGGGAGGATGGTTCAGCCGGGTAAAAACCAGGGATATTAATACTATGACCCGCCAGCTCAGTTCATTGCTTAAGGCGGGAGTGCCGCTTCTGAAGGCACTGCATATTATTACCGACCAGACTGAAAATCCGCATCTCAGGAATATTATTCTGGATCTAAGCATTCAGGCCAAGCAGGGGCAGATGTTGTCAACATCAATGAGCCGTTACACAGGTATCTTCCCGCCTTTTTATACCGCAATCATTAAATCAGGCGAGGACAGCGGGGCGTTGCCAGAAATGTTGATTAGGCTGGCCGACTACCGTGAGAATACAGAAGATATAAAGTCGCGTATACGTGCCGCACTGGCATATCCGATTTTTGTAGTGGTTTTTGGATTAAGTACCATCGTATTTATGATGACCGTAATCATACCCAAAATGCAGCTTGTATTTGACAACAGCAAAACGCCGTTACCTTGGAATACCAAGATTCTTATGGGCGCGAGTTATGCATTGAATCATTATTGGTACTGGATATTCGCGGCGATATTTATAGTTTTACTGATAATACGCGGTATAGTAATGATAGATAAAAAAATAGTTGATAAAATAAAGCTGGGGGTTCCTTTCATTAATACATTTGTCAAGAAATCAGAGTCAGCCAAATTTGCCCGGACCACCGGTTTGCTTCTGAATAATGGTATCCCAATACTTTCAGCCATGGATATTGTTATACCGACTTTGAGCAGCGAACCGATAAAAGAAGCGTTGAAAAAGATGACCAATGAGCTCAGGGCAGGTCAGTCGCTGGCCAATAGCATGAGGAATATCAAACTTTTTTTTCCGTTCATGACTAATATGATAGCCGTTGGCGAAGAAGGTGGCCATTTGGATGAGGTGCTTGAAGAAGTCGCCACTTTCTACGAAAGGGAAATAACCGAAGCAACTAAGATTGCTTTAGCCCTTTTAGAGCCTATTTTAATTGTTGTCATAGCCATGATTGTTGGATTTATGGTCATCAGCATATTACTTCCGATACTCCAAATGGGCGGAATGATACAATAA